The genomic DNA TCCGGGCAGCTCCATGAGCTCAAACACACTCGGCATACCATCGCGGGGAATGTCAACGGTGGCAAGTTTCAGCTGAACGATGCTGGAACCCATGTACCGCTGATCGTGTGGGGGCCCAAATCGGTGCCTCGCGGAGCCGTCTGTGACGACTTGGTGGATGTCGTCGACCTCTTTCCGACCTATTGCGAGTTAACCGAGACCGCGATCCCCGCTTCACTGTCGATTGATGGACGCAGCATCGCGCCGCAGATTCATGGCGGCGATGGTCAACCGCGTGCATGGGTGCACCACGGGATCGCGGGCAAAGGCGAGAACTTGTTTGATGGTTCGTGGCGTCTGTCTCGAAAGGACGACAAGCTGGTCGACGCACGAAACTTGCCAGCCGAATCAACGGTGACTCAGACAAGTGAGCCGATCCACGCGGTGAAAAACCGATTGGGTTCAATCTTCGAGAAGATCACTCCGACTGGCCCGCGGCCGCCTGAGCCCTTCCCAACAAAGGTGCTGGGAAGGGATTAATCAAGCGATTGGCGGACACGCCTGCTGGGCAGGGATTAACCTTGGCCGCGTTCTTCGAGCTGCTCGCGGTACGAATCGCGTTCGCGGCGAGTCGCTTCAAGATCGAAGATCAAATACTTCATGTCCAAGCGAAGCTGTGACAACGCTTCTTGAACCAGGTTCAAGATGCGTCGACGACGGGTGCTGCACTCGACCACGCGGTCCAAGGCCGGAGCGACTGCGTCACGATAGCGTGCAGGAAGTGAATTGATCGCGTTGATCATCTCTTGCAGTTCTACGGGAGTGTCTTCGTTCAGCTTGTTGGTCGATCCAATGGTCTTAGGCATTCGGTTGTGCTCCGTAGAGTGAAATCAGCAAGTGGTGTCTTGTAATGCTTTGCTATCCATCGCATGCGAAGTGCCGATTCCCTGGCCGAGAGTTCTGATTCGATCGTAAGACGCTTCCAGTCAATGACTTAGGATGATTGGGCCGGCGATGATGTCAAAATGCAACGTTGCATTTTTTCAACCGACTTCCTCTTGGCTTGAAGCCCTAAATCTTGGTATGGGAACGTTTTACGTTTGTAGAGACGGCTTTCGACGGGATGTGTTTTTTTTTCAACACGCTGTCGCATTTGCCGTACATCTCGGCTGTGAGTTGCTGGTAGCGGGTTGTCGCACAGGTGAAGTTCACCGTGGCAGAAGACGAACGAGCAACTGCGGCTGATTGTTTCGCATCCGAGCTCTGTGGTCAACGATCAATGTCTTTGCCAAGGCCATCCGAATCCAAATCGTCGTCGGTCAAACCGTCTTGGCAAACCCTGCGCATTGTGCTCGGCGGGTTGGTTTTTGCGGTTGCGGGATTGGCGTTAAGCGTACCGCGCGGCCATGCCCAATTGTACGATTCGCTCGATGCGTATCCGCCGCGTTGGCACTTGGACACCTCCGACTGTGACGCCCGAATCCTGACGCATCAACATCTGCCGGACGGGGGTATCGATGGCCGCGCATGTGAAGTGGTGACCCTGAATGCGACGCACGGCACCGAAGCGGTGTTGGCCTATCCCATCGAACCGATCGTACCAATCGATGGCTTGACGGCGAACGTCGCTGTGATGAGTGCTCGGCCGGGAGCCCGCATTGGTTTTCGCGTTCGTTTTCCCTATTTACGCCCCGAACCATCTCGGCGACCGGCGTCGGTCATCGTGTACGGGGCAAGTTATAACGATTCGGGTCAATTTGCGACGATCGGGATCGGCATGATCGAGCGTCCGCTGCGACTGAAGACCATGGCACTGCGCGGCGAACATGGATCCGATGTCAATCTAAAGGATCCCTATGTCGACGCCGTGGTGGTGAACGCATACAGCGGAGCCGGCGTCACCGCGCTGCGGCTCGATGAATTACGCGTCGACGGGATCGTTAGCGTCAGCGATGTATCCCGCGCGACCGTACCGCAATCCGACTCATCCGAACACGACCGCGATCCCGCCGGCAGCAATCGAAGCGATCGTACCCACGCCAGCCGCATCGACCCTCAGGGTTCGTCGACCACCGGACAGATCAATCGCGGCAATGCGTTTCCGAACGGCAAGGTCACTCGGATCCTGCAACACAATGGCGAACCGTTGGCATGGGTCCGATCGCTCGGCTTTGATGCCGTACAGCTCTCTTCGCCGCCGGATGCGTTGCTGTTAAACGAGGCGATCCAAACGCGCATGGCGATTTATGCACCGGCCCCCTCGGCGCCGGATCCGTCGCTGCAAGCACTGCTTCACCCGGTAGCCGCTTGGTACGTCGGGCACAACGAAGCACTCGATTCAACCCGCGTCGATGCGGCGGATCTAACCGCCCGTCGACTTCGCGGATTTCCGAGTCCGTGGCAACGTCCGATCATTGGTGCACCGTCGGAAAGTTTCCGCCGCTACATGACCGTCATGGACGCAATGGTGCACGACATGCCGATTCGTGCGCGAGGACTGACCGCCGAGGAAGAGGTTGCGGAATTGACTCGTTTTTCTCGCCGCGTCGGTGACCGCGTTCAGATGGCCGCAGGCGTGATGAGCATGCCACCGGAACGAACACTACAACAAACGCAAGCGATCGCGGATTCGATTGGTGCACCGCAACCGACCGGTTTCCGTTGGCATTCGATGTGGTTGCAGACGATGCGAAGTCTCGAAATTGCACCGCAAGCCATCCTGTTCCGCTCGACTCATTCATTGGCGTCGGGTACCGAATTGGATACCCATCGATCGATGGCCCTGAGTTACGTGAATCGCGTCATCGCGATGATCGAACCTTGGATTGCCGGGGCAACCCCGGTGACGCCGCTGCGAGTGACGGGAGCTCCCTATTACTGCACACGGCTCTCAAAAGACGACGTTGACGTCGTCCTGTTGACGTCCAAAGCAACACGCGGATCGGAGGTCTTGGCCGGCGACGGACAAACACTCGAGTTAACGTTGTCGCCTACCGATTCGAAAAAGACAATTTGGCGATTGACGAATTTCACGGCTCAGCGTTTGGCTGCGGACGTGACCGCCACCGGAGCACGATTGTCGATTGTGTCACCCGATGCAGCCGAGATCATTGTGATCAGCAGCAACCCAAGCGTTGGAGGTGAATTGAGCCAGTCCGCCGCGCGGTTCGCACGCCAAGCGGCACTGGACCGATGGCAGCTTGCCGGTGACTTGGTTCGTCAAACACGCAACCAGTGGCAAACCGTGTTGGCGTCGCGAATCGGCAGTCGCAGTGCACCGATGGATCTGATCGGCGTCGCCGGTCGGACGCTTGCCGATGCCGAACCGCTATACCGCGCCGGCGATACGGATGCGACGCTACGAATGGCGCGTCGTGCTGATGCATGGGCACTACGTAGCGAATGGCAGTTAACCGAAACGTTGATGCCCGATTGGCCGCGTCCCACCAGTTGTCCGCCGATCGACTGCGGCGCCGCCGAAGTCCAAACGATGTGGTTTCCGTTGACCAAGGACCGTGGTTGGAGTCGAAACTTTTTGACCGCCGGCGCTCTGGATACCGCAGAATCGCTGAGCGAAGAACGTTGGAAATTTGGCAAGCGACTCGAGGGCCGCGCCCAAAGCGAGGTCATGTTTGCCAGTCGCGGATCGTACGCAGGTCCCGGTGCCCTGCTGGCTCGCGCGACTACGACCGCGGATGAACCGCTGCCTGGCGGGTACGAGGGAACCGTCATCCAAATTCGCAGCCCCGCCGTCCGCGCCCCCGCCCATACCGCGGTGCGGATGGATGCCCTGGTGCGAACGATTGGTTTTGGGCAACCGCACCAAGGCGTGCTGGTGTACGATTCCATCGGCGGACAAGAGATGGGCGTGTTGGTGCGCGGTCGATCGACATGGACCCCTGTCCGCTTGTACCGTCAAACGACCGAAGAAACCGAAGTCAGCGTGATGTTCGAATTGATGGGCGACGGCGAAGTGATGATCGACGAAGTGACGCTGCGAATCTGGCAGCCCGAAGACGAACCGCCTCCCAAAGCGTTCCGCCCACTCAGCACCGCTGTGGTGGACGAAAACCCACAAGCCGAATCGCGATGACGTAGCATGCTCCGCAGGCCCCAATCGCTACCCCTCGCCCGGCTGCTACTCTGCGTCCACACGCAGCGACCGCGTGTGAATCATGCTTGACGTCTTCCGCTGGCGTTGGTTTATGGCGACAATGTTTCCACAACTTTAGCTCCCCCCAAGACCATGAGGACGTCCGATGCATCAAGTCAAGTTATTTAAAAGCGTTGATACGGAAATGGCGGACATGGAATATCAAATCAACCGCTGGATGCGTAAAAGCGGCGCCCGCATCATCTCGATCACCGGCAACATCGCCGGCTCGCCCAACACATCCGGTGGCCCGCTGAGCAGCTTCGCAGCAAGCGACTTGTTCGTGATCGTGTTGTACGAAATCGACGCTCCGCAGAAACCGCAATAGTCCTCACCACGTTACACCGGAGCCAACAAAACGGTGGGATGCGGATCGGTCGAAACACGGCGACGACTCGCCGTTGGTTGAACGTGATGGAGTTATCGGGTATGCTTACTCGAACTTACCGAGAATCGGTAAACCACTCTGCGAACAAAAAACACAGAGAAGTATGAGCAATCTAGGAAGCGGCCCCGTTAATCACCCCATCCAAAAACATCTTGATCGATCGGTAGATAAAGGTCTCGAACAGACCATCAGCTGTTCAACTCAGCAACTTAATTCGCTGAAAACCGCGAGAAAGTTCTCGCAAGAGCTCGTCCGTTGGATGCGATGCCAAACCGAATCCGAGGATCGATCCTCGCAATCGGTACAAACGCTGAAGCTAGACTTAGGGGGTGTTGACCGGCTCAGCAGCGTGGGCGTCAACGAGTTGATCGAGATCAACCGCAAGGCACGCAAACTAGGTGTCAAGTTGATCCTGACCGAGGTCGGAGAAACGGTTCAAGAGGTCTTTGCGGTGACGCGGCTTGAGCGAATGTTTCACGTCGTGGGTGCTTCTGCGTCCTAGATAAATGAGCCCCTTACGTAACGTGTCGGCCTATCGACACGCCTCCTGATCAGTCTGGTTCGGGTCGCATCGTCCGAACTTTTCTTCCGGCGATCTTTGATTTTGCGGTAGCTCGCAATAGGCAACCTGTTTGGACCCGATGTCGCCCCCGTCGCCAAGGTAACGGGGACGATCCTCCCGCTGCAACCGATCGGTGGTCTTCACTGGTTTTGGGATCGCTGGGGTCGAATGAGCAAGCGATGTTGACGGAAAATGGGTGGGCATTATAGTCCGCGACTACAAAGCCACTGGTTTCTCCGTCGCCTGACCGGTTTTTTATGAAATCATGGATCTCAGCTGCGACGGTTCTCTACGTCCTTCCCCATAATTCGAATCGCTTTCGCTCGATTCCTGACCTACACCTGACATGCTAAACTTTTTCCGCTCACGAACCGCGACGGCCAAGGATGACTTGCTTTCGGGTTTGACTGTTGCTCTTGCCCTTGTTCCCGAGGCGATTGCGTTTGCATTTGTCGCGGGTGTCTCTCCGATCATCGGACTCTACTCGGCATTCTTCATCGGCTTGATCACCGCAGCCTTCGGCGGACGTCCCGGAATGATTTCGGGTGCGACGGGCGCGATGGCAGTGGTCGTCGTCGGGTTGGTGGCAACCCAAGGGATTGAATATTTGTTTCCGACGGTGGTGTTGTGCGGGCTAATCCAAATCGCGATCGGAACCGCTCGGCTAGGTAAATTGATTCGCTTGGTTCCGCATCCGGTCATGCTGGGGTTCGTCAACGGATTGGCAATCGTCATTTTCATGGCCCAATTCGGCAGTTTTCAAACCTTGGATCGAGCCAGCGGGCACTTGACCCTGTTAAGCGGTATGCCGTTGGTCGTGATGCTGGTTTTGGTGGCGATCACGATGGGCATCATTTGGCTGTTGCCCAAGTTGACCAAGGCAGTGCCGTCATCGCTGGCGGCAATTTTAACCGTCACGTTGTTGTCGGTAGGGATCAACCACACAATGACGTCGGACTCGGGTTCCGGCGAAAACGTCGTGGCGACCGTTGGTGACATGCTGAACACGCAAGCGAAAGCCAAAGCGATCGCGGCCAGCCGAGCGAAGGCCGAAGAGATCGCCAACGACGAAACCAAACCGCTTGACGTTTCAACCGTGGGCATCACGTCGGATGGAAAAAATCGCGTCGATTCTGTGAACGCGGTCACTGCCGCTGCCAACGCCGAAGCGGCCCTGGCAGACGGTGAAGGCGAAGCGACTGCGTCAATCAGTGGCGGGCTGCCTCGCTTGTTCTTTCTTGACTACAAATTGCCTCCGATGAATTTCGAGACACTTTGGATCATCTTTCCGTTCGCGATCACGCTCGCTGGCGTGGGGCTGATCGAATCCTTGATGACGCTGACGTTGATCGACGAGATTACCGAGACGCGTGGACGTGGCAACCGCGAATGCATCGGTCAAGGCGCCGCCAACGTGGTCTGCGGATTGTTTGGCGGGATGGGCGGTTGTGCGATGATTGGCCAATCGTTGATCAACGTCAATTCGGGTGGTCGAGGCCGATTGTCGGGAATCACCGCAGCGGTTTGTCTGCTGATGTTCATCTTGTTTCTATCTCCTTGGATTGAACAGATTCCGATGGCCGCATTGGTCGGGGTGATGTTCATGGTCGTGATTGGAACGTTCGAATGGGCTTCACTGAAAATGTTTCATCGGATGCCAACCAGCGACGTTGCTGTGATGGTGTTGGTTGCCGGTTACACCGTCGTGATGCACGATCTGGCAACCGCGGTTATCTTGGGCGTGATCGTTTCCGCAGTCGTGTTTGCTTGGAAACATGCTGCCAACCTTGGTGCCGACATTTCGATCAACGAGGCTGGCGGCAAGATCTACCAGCTGCACGGCCCACTATTCTTTGCTTCGGTGTCCTCGTTTAAGGATCTATTCGACCCTGCGAACGATCCCGACGATGTGGTTATCGATTTCTACTACACACGCGTGTATGACCAATCGGGACTCGAGGCGATCAACACGCTGGCGGAGAAGTATGAATCGCTGGGCAAACGATTGCACTTGACCCATCTCAGCGCCGAGTGCCGTAGTCTGCTGGACCGCGCCGGCGACTTTGTCGAAGTCAACTTGTCCGAAGACCCTCAGTATCACGTCGCCACGGATCGTCTGGGCTAGGCTCTGCCCGAAAACCGTAGCGGAACTCGTCAAGAGTTTCGTTGTTTTAGTCGTACGATGGACTTCCTAGTCCGTCGAATGCGCCATTGCCGGACGAGGAAGTCCATCATACGCCCCTTGCCGCAGGAAACTTCATTAAATCAACAATCCGTCAAGACTTTCGGCAGCATGGCATACCCCATTGGCGAATCGAAATTCTTCACGGGCTGCTGATTTAATTCAAATGCAAATCGCAACGGTGAGCCGTGGGCCGTGAGGCACCGGGTACTGCGTGGGACCCGGCCGCTGACGCGTCACGGCTCACTAAATCAACAAGCCGCTCACGAATTCCGCTACCAAGCTTCCGCCTCTGATCCGTTCTCAGACAATGCCTGGCCTGGATCAAGTCGGTACGTAGGCCGGATCAAGTCCTAACGTCGCCGGACCAAGTCGCGCTGAAGCGACACCGATCCAGCGATTGAAGGCGATATCCGAGTTCATAACCGCCGTCACGCCGGATCTTCGCTCCGCCGCGATCCGGCTTGCAGCGGGTGACGCTTCTTTGCATGGCGATCGGCGATGCCGTTATTCCGCGAGCAATGCGTCGGCTTCTTGTTCCGCCTTTGCCATCACGTCGGCGATGCTGACGTATTGACCGCCTTGGTTCTTGCTTTCCATCGCGGCTTGCATGAATGCATAAAGCTCGATCGTTTCAGCAGGATCGACTGGCGACTCGTGAGTCCGAAAGAATTTGGCGATTTGCACCAGCAGCGGTTTGTAGCCCGCGTAATCGCCTAAGGGCAGCACCTTTTTTTCGCCAAATGCGATTCCGCCATATCCGCTTTTGCCCGACTTGATTCCGCGAAACGTTGCGAGCCGCTGGTCCTGCCATTGTCCGATGGCCAGTTCCGCTTGGGGTGTTGATTCGTGACGCACTTTTTCGCAGCCGGGGCCCATGCACGCGTAGAGAGCCTCGACGCCGTGGATACCGTACCAATACAGATCGGTATGCGACGGTTCGAGTGAACAAGGGCTGTAGGTTTGACATCCAAGAACGTCTCCGAAGTCAGACGACTGGATCGCGTCGATGCCGCTGATGTAACGCAGTGACGAACTCGAAAACATCGGAACGTCGTACTTTTTCGCCGCACGATAGATTGCCACCACTTCGCTAAGATTGGATCCGACCGGTTTATCAATAAAGACCGGTTTGCCCGCCTTGAACACCGCGAGGGCTTGTTCTAAATGCGGTTTGCCATCGTTGGTTTCCAGCAGGACACAATCCACTTTCTTGAGCAACACGTCGATCGAATCCACGATTTCGACATCCATCGCCTTGATGGCTTCGGTGTATTTGGGGATGCGACTCGTACTCGATTCGATATCGCGACTGCCGTAGGGATAGGCCGCCACGACGCGGCAATTCGCCAACTCTGGCTGCGACGGCGCTTGATTAAACTCCTTCGTAAACGCAATCGCGTGGGAAGTGTCCAGCCCGATGATACCGATCGACAAGGTGTCTTCGGCGAGGGTGGTCAAGGCGGAAAAAAGTATTGCAATCATGCACAGAGAGATTCTCATGGATCGGTCTCGAGGTGGGGCAATTTAGGAGAGGGAAGGGGTGTATGATGGACTTCCTAGTCCGTCAATGGTGGATTCGACGGAATAGGAAGTCCATCGTACGACTAAATCAACGAAACTCTTGACGGCTTATTGATTTCGTGAAGTTTCCTGCGGCGAGGGGTGCTTGATGAACTTACAAGTCCGTCAATGGCGGATTCGACGGACTAGGAAGTCCGTCGTACGACTAAATCAACGAAACTCTTGACGAGTTCCGCTACGAAGGGTGTTACACCTCACCTCGTCGGCGTCCAAACTTACGCTTGGCGAGGCTCCCAGCCTTTGGCGTATTCACGGCTCCAAAGCTTGTTGGCTTCGGCGTTGTTTTCGATGTGACCGTTGGTTGGGTTGGTTTGCAGGACGGATCCGGTGCGGAAGGCAATGTTGCCCAAATGACACAACAGCGTGCTGCGATGCGCTTCCTCAATGTCCGCGTTTGTTCGCCGTGGTGAGCGAACGGCGGTCAAAAAATCAGTAAAGTGATCGGGGTCACCAGCGGGTCCCGAATTGGTTGAAACCTCTCGGCCCTTCATGTCGTAAACCGTATAGCCGGCGCCCCGCATCACCACCGATCCTTCGGTGCCATGAATGCTGATGCCAAACCCGGTATCATGCGGTCCGAGCGGCGACCAACTGAGCCCTTCCCACGTGATCGTTTTGCCTTCGGGGAAATCAAACGTGGCCATCATCGTGTCGGGCGTTTCTTGGTCGTCATCGTGACGATATTTTCCGCCACCCGCGGTGACTCGCGTTGGAAAGGTCAGCCCTAGAGCCCAGCGAGCGACGTCCAAGCCGTGCACGCCGTTATTGCCCATTTCGCCGTTCCCCCAGTGCCAATGCCAGTGCCAATTGTAATGGACCAGGTTGTCTTTGAATTCACGGCGTGGCGCAGGCCCTTGCCACAAATCCCAATCGAGCCAATCGGGCGTTGGCGCTGGTTTGCCCTTGCCAATCGAACCTCGCCGATTGTTGTACCAAGTGCGAGCGTATAGGGTTTGACCGATTTCGCCGGCATGGATCTTCTTGACCGCTTCGATCAGTGCCGGCCAACTACGACGCTGGGTCCCCATTTGCACTACACGATTGTTGCGTCGGGCCGCGGCCAGCGCCCATTCGCCTTCGGCCGCGGTGCCGCTGCAAGGTTTTTCCACGTAGACGTGTTTCCCCGCGTCACACCCGAGAATGGTCGCCGGAGCGTGCCAGTGGTTCGGAGCCGCCACCACCAACGCATCGACGTTTTTATCATCCAGCACATGGCGGAAATCAGTGACGATTTTGGGGCGTTGCCCCTGCTTGGATGCCACCAGTTCCGCGGTGCGATCGGCAGCACGCGAATCGACATCACAAATGTAGTCGATGCGAGTGTTGGGAAGAGCCATCATGCCAGAGGTGATCGCACGGCCGCGGCCGTTGACCCCCATGATGCCCAGCGAAACGGTCTCACTGGGCGTCGCGTCGCTTGCCGTCAGTGTCTTGGTCGCGGTTGCCGTGAACGCCGCGGCCGCAGCGGTGGACTTTAGAAATAGACGTCGATCATTCATTGCACAGTCTCAGGTGGGAAAGGGGGCAGAAAACGGGTAGGCATCAAACGGAGGGAGTTATCAAATCGGCTAGCGCGCCCGAGCGGCGGCTAGCGTTCCCAGGGCGGGCAGCTAGCGATCCAAACGCGGTGCGAGGGGATCACTCCAGATTTTTGACGACGTCAAGAATTTTGGCGGGATCCTGTTTGGCTTGGACTTTGTCATCCCGGTAAGCGATCTTTCCATCGCGATCGATCACAAACGTCCATCGCTTGGCCGTCACGTCGCGTTTTAAAACCCGTTCGCTACCGTCGATGATCGCCTTGACCGACTTGGAACCGCGAGTGATTGGCACTCCAAATTTTTCAGCAACCTTGCCATCCACGTCGGCCAACAAGGGAAAGTTCAACTCGTGTGCCTTTTTGAACCATTGATGGTTCTCGACCGAGTCGCCGCTGACCCCGACAACCTCGACCTGTTGCGACGCCAAGTCAGCCAACGTGTCACGATAACCACAAGCTTGCGCGGTGCAGCCACCGGTCATATCCGCTGGGTAGAAATAAAGCACGACGACCTTCTTGCCGAAATGGTCAGCCGAATTCCAGAGTTTGCCTTGGTCGTCTTGGACCGAAAACTCAGGCGCCTTGTCACCAACATCCAGCGCGCCGCCTTGCTCTTTGGCGACCGCCGTGGACGTCGTCAACCAACACAGAAGCATCAAAGTGACACCTGCAAAAGTGGAGCGTAACATAGACTTTTCTCTATAGAGTTATGGGGAGGATGTTCCTATTGAAGTCCGAATTATAGACGATGTGAACGAAAGCGGGGGCAGACGACAAAAAAGGTTTGGCGCTCATTTTGTCGATGACTGCCTGCTGCGCGAGTGACCGCAGCCAAGGATTGCCAATTCGCTCACATTTTCGCTGGTTTTTGCCGTGATCACGCGCGGGGCGGCCGCGGCAATCCGCTAGACTAATGGGGGGACCATAGGAAATCGCATTGCCAATGGGCGTTTCGCCGTTACCGCCAGCGTCGTTGGCCAGAAAGGGAGAGTTTGCTGGAATGTTTCAATTCAAACGTATTGCGAAGAGGCTTGTCATCGCCATTGTGGTTGCCGGTGTTTTGCCTACCGCGAGCCCGCAACCAGTATGGGGCGACGATCCAGCCAGTCGTGCTGCGGTCAGGCCTGTCGAGCCCATCAAAGCCGAAGTGCCCGTCAAAGCCGAAGCGCCCGTCAAACGAGCCGACTCAGCTAAACCAGCCGAGCCGGTTAAACGACCCACGCAAATGGAGGGGACATTGCCTCCGCCGCGAGCGACTCGGGGCAAGCCGGCTCAACCAAGTTTGCCCAGCGTAAAACCAGCGGCAGCGCCGTCACGCCAATCCAACGCGCCCCAAGCAGAGCGTCCTCGACTCGGATTGAATGTGAATGCCGAGCAGGCTGTCATCAATACGGTTTATCCTGACAGCGGAGCCGCGGCAGCGGGGGTGCGGCCGGGGGGCCGGATCGTCGCGATTGATGGGCAGCCAGTCCGCAACGTCGAAGATCTAAAACGCGTCCTTCGCGATCGGACGTCACTCGATACGGTGATTCTGCAAGTGGATTACCGGGCTTCCGCTGCCTCGCGTGTCGGCCAGCCGCGGACGCCGTCGATCAAAACGTTTCGTGTCCCGCTGGGGAAACCGAAGGTCATTTATCTGGAACTGCCTGCGCCAGCGAAGGAAAAGTGATCGCGATGTTGCGGGCGGCAAATCGAAACTTTTTTTGATTTTCTCGACCGCCTCGGGCAAAAACGCAAGCTAGAGTTTGAATACGGGTTTAGGAATCACAACGCTCGAGACTTCGGTTTCGCAAGCGTTGTGACCAG from Novipirellula caenicola includes the following:
- a CDS encoding Gfo/Idh/MocA family oxidoreductase; amino-acid sequence: MNDRRLFLKSTAAAAAFTATATKTLTASDATPSETVSLGIMGVNGRGRAITSGMMALPNTRIDYICDVDSRAADRTAELVASKQGQRPKIVTDFRHVLDDKNVDALVVAAPNHWHAPATILGCDAGKHVYVEKPCSGTAAEGEWALAAARRNNRVVQMGTQRRSWPALIEAVKKIHAGEIGQTLYARTWYNNRRGSIGKGKPAPTPDWLDWDLWQGPAPRREFKDNLVHYNWHWHWHWGNGEMGNNGVHGLDVARWALGLTFPTRVTAGGGKYRHDDDQETPDTMMATFDFPEGKTITWEGLSWSPLGPHDTGFGISIHGTEGSVVMRGAGYTVYDMKGREVSTNSGPAGDPDHFTDFLTAVRSPRRTNADIEEAHRSTLLCHLGNIAFRTGSVLQTNPTNGHIENNAEANKLWSREYAKGWEPRQA
- a CDS encoding peroxiredoxin translates to MLRSTFAGVTLMLLCWLTTSTAVAKEQGGALDVGDKAPEFSVQDDQGKLWNSADHFGKKVVVLYFYPADMTGGCTAQACGYRDTLADLASQQVEVVGVSGDSVENHQWFKKAHELNFPLLADVDGKVAEKFGVPITRGSKSVKAIIDGSERVLKRDVTAKRWTFVIDRDGKIAYRDDKVQAKQDPAKILDVVKNLE
- a CDS encoding transcriptional regulator; this translates as MPKTIGSTNKLNEDTPVELQEMINAINSLPARYRDAVAPALDRVVECSTRRRRILNLVQEALSQLRLDMKYLIFDLEATRRERDSYREQLEERGQG
- a CDS encoding PDZ domain-containing protein, translating into MFQFKRIAKRLVIAIVVAGVLPTASPQPVWGDDPASRAAVRPVEPIKAEVPVKAEAPVKRADSAKPAEPVKRPTQMEGTLPPPRATRGKPAQPSLPSVKPAAAPSRQSNAPQAERPRLGLNVNAEQAVINTVYPDSGAAAAGVRPGGRIVAIDGQPVRNVEDLKRVLRDRTSLDTVILQVDYRASAASRVGQPRTPSIKTFRVPLGKPKVIYLELPAPAKEK
- a CDS encoding SulP family inorganic anion transporter, giving the protein MLNFFRSRTATAKDDLLSGLTVALALVPEAIAFAFVAGVSPIIGLYSAFFIGLITAAFGGRPGMISGATGAMAVVVVGLVATQGIEYLFPTVVLCGLIQIAIGTARLGKLIRLVPHPVMLGFVNGLAIVIFMAQFGSFQTLDRASGHLTLLSGMPLVVMLVLVAITMGIIWLLPKLTKAVPSSLAAILTVTLLSVGINHTMTSDSGSGENVVATVGDMLNTQAKAKAIAASRAKAEEIANDETKPLDVSTVGITSDGKNRVDSVNAVTAAANAEAALADGEGEATASISGGLPRLFFLDYKLPPMNFETLWIIFPFAITLAGVGLIESLMTLTLIDEITETRGRGNRECIGQGAANVVCGLFGGMGGCAMIGQSLINVNSGGRGRLSGITAAVCLLMFILFLSPWIEQIPMAALVGVMFMVVIGTFEWASLKMFHRMPTSDVAVMVLVAGYTVVMHDLATAVILGVIVSAVVFAWKHAANLGADISINEAGGKIYQLHGPLFFASVSSFKDLFDPANDPDDVVIDFYYTRVYDQSGLEAINTLAEKYESLGKRLHLTHLSAECRSLLDRAGDFVEVNLSEDPQYHVATDRLG
- a CDS encoding STAS domain-containing protein; this encodes MSNLGSGPVNHPIQKHLDRSVDKGLEQTISCSTQQLNSLKTARKFSQELVRWMRCQTESEDRSSQSVQTLKLDLGGVDRLSSVGVNELIEINRKARKLGVKLILTEVGETVQEVFAVTRLERMFHVVGASAS
- a CDS encoding Gfo/Idh/MocA family protein, whose translation is MRISLCMIAILFSALTTLAEDTLSIGIIGLDTSHAIAFTKEFNQAPSQPELANCRVVAAYPYGSRDIESSTSRIPKYTEAIKAMDVEIVDSIDVLLKKVDCVLLETNDGKPHLEQALAVFKAGKPVFIDKPVGSNLSEVVAIYRAAKKYDVPMFSSSSLRYISGIDAIQSSDFGDVLGCQTYSPCSLEPSHTDLYWYGIHGVEALYACMGPGCEKVRHESTPQAELAIGQWQDQRLATFRGIKSGKSGYGGIAFGEKKVLPLGDYAGYKPLLVQIAKFFRTHESPVDPAETIELYAFMQAAMESKNQGGQYVSIADVMAKAEQEADALLAE